A genomic window from Anas platyrhynchos isolate ZD024472 breed Pekin duck chromosome 13, IASCAAS_PekinDuck_T2T, whole genome shotgun sequence includes:
- the RRP9 gene encoding U3 small nucleolar RNA-interacting protein 2: MAAAGRKGQGAAAGRRRRPRGAGSGGKPRPAPARPRDEEVSSDSEAESLAEGQQQQQQQQQRRRRREEEEEEEEEEVEETPQEKKLRLAKLYLEQLRQHEEEQAEEEEEENAAFFRDPVGERLKEDVLEQKGRLQRLVAKEVQPPDPLSIRVLRGHQQPITCLVISPDDKFIFSAAKDGSIIKWEVESGKRLYVMPGGKKGTGQHMGHTAQVLCMAISSDGKYLVTGDRNKLILVWEAATCKRLHTFTGHRDAVSGLSFQKGTHQLYSASHDRSVKVWNVAENAYVETLFGHQDVITGLDSLSRECCVTSGGRDGTVRVWKIPEESQLIFYGHQGSIDCIQLINEEHMVSGADDGSVALWGLTKKKPLALVRQSHGTQGENDLQQPYWVSAVAALRNSDLVATGSHSGSVKLWKCGEGFRKLEPLCDIPLVGFINSLKFSATGDFLVAGVGQEHRLGRWWRAKEAKNSICIIPLKRGAAAPSSGAADRAWPGELQELAH, encoded by the exons atggcggcggcgggcaggaaggggcagggggctgcggcggggcggcggcggcggccgcgg ggagcaggcagcggGGGGAAGCCGCGCCCGGCGCCCGCCCGTCCCCGCGATGAGGAGGTGTCCAGCGACTCTGAGGCGGAGAG CCTGGcggaggggcagcagcagcagcagcagcagcagcagcggaggcggcggagggaggaggaggaagaggaggaggaggaggaggtggaggagacgCCTCAGGAGAAGAAGCTGCGCCTGGCCAAGCTCTACTTGGAGCAGCTCCGGCAGCACG AGGAGGAgcaggcggaggaggaggaagaggagaacgCAGCCTTCTTCAGGGACCCCGTCGGCGAGCGGCTGAAGGAGGACGTG CTCGAGCAGAAGGGCCGGCTGCAGCGCCTGGTTGCCAAAGAG GTGCAGCCTCCAGACCCGCTGAGCATCCGCGTGTTGCGGGGACACCAGCAGCCCATCACCTGCCTGGTCATCTCTCCAGATGACAAGTTCATCTTTTCGGCTGCCAAGGATGGCTCCATCATCAAAT GGGAGGTGGAGAGCGGGAAGAGGCTATACGTGATGCCCGGGGGGAAGAAAGGCACAGGACAGCACATGGGGCACACGGCCCAAGTCCTCTGCATGGCCATCTCGTCGGACGGCAAGTACCTG GTTACAGGAGACAGGAACAAGCTGATCCTGGTCTGGGAGGCAGCCACCTGCAAGCGCCTTCACACGTTCACGGGCCATCGCGATGCCGTGTCG GGTCTGTCCTTCCAGAAGGGCACACACCAGCTGTACAGTGCCTCCCATGACCGCTCCGTCAAGGTCTGGAACGTGGCGGAGAATGCTTACGTGGAGACCCT CTTTGGGCACCAGGACGTCATCACGGGGCTGGACAGCCTGAGCCGGGAGTGCTGTGTGACCTCGGGGGGACGGGATGGCACTGTGAGGGTCTGGAAGATCCCAGAGGAGTCGCAGCTCATCTTCTACGGGCATCA gGGCTCTATTGACTGCATCCAGCTCATCAATGAGGAGCACATGGTGTCGGGCGCCGATGATGG CTCTGTTGCCCTGTGGGGGCTGACAAAGAAGAAGCCACTGGCGCTGGTGAGGCAGTCGCATGGGACACAGGGCGAAAACGACCTGCAGCAGCCCTACTGGGTGTCGGCGGTGGCTGCTCTTCGCAACAGTGACCTTGTGGCTACAG GTTCCCACAGTGGCAGTGTGAAGCTGTGGAAGTGCGGCGAGGGATTTCGGAAGCTGGAGCCTCTCTGTGACATCCCCCTG GTTGGCTTCATCAACAGCCTGAAGTTTTCAGCAACGGGAGACTTCCTGGTGGCTGGCGTTGGGCAGGAGCACCG GCTGGGCCGGTGGTGGAGAGCCAAAGAAGCCAAGAACAGCATCTGCATCATCCCCCTGAAGcgtggggctgcagctcccagctctgggGCAGCCGACAGGGCCTGgcccggggagctgcaggaACTTGCTCATTAA